The Deinococcus hopiensis KR-140 sequence TGCTTTTTTCCAGGCTGCGGCCGGTGACCTCCACCCGGGGGGCGGGCAGGTCGAGTTCCACGTCGTACTGCTCGCCGGGGGCCGGAGCGGGCGCAGCAGGCTGGAAGGACCCCGGCTTGACGGTCACCACGATCACGGGGGCCTCGGCCTCCACCGTTTCCGTCACGCGGGCGAGGTAGGTGTAGCGCTGGGCCTGCAGGGCATTGCCGTTGGCCGTCAGGCGAGTCGCGTCTTCGAGATAAGGCGCGTCGAGTTTGACGGCCACGCGCGGCGCATACTCGCGGCCCGAGCGGCTGCCGCCGATGATGACGGTGTGGGCCTCGCCCTCCTGCGCGATCTGCGCGGCCGCCGCCGCCCAGCCCTCAGCGTTGTAGGTGGCGAGGCCAGGCAAATCGGCCACGAGCACCTGATCGGCCACCGCAGCCGCACTGTTCGCCACGCTGGCAACGCCCTGACCCAGCACGAGGACGGTGATGGGCCCCTCGCGACCGGACTCCCGGGCCGCAGTGACCATTTCGAGGGTGGACTTGGCGAGCTGTCCGCCCGCGTGTTCGGCGACGATCAGGATCATGCGAGCACCTTCGCTTCGTTCCGGAGGAGGGAGAGGAGTTCGGCGGCGGCGGCCTGGGGGTCCTTGCCGTCGATCATCTTGTTGAGGCGGGCGCGCGTCTGGATTTCGCTGTTTACCACACGCACGGTGGGCCGCGCGCCGT is a genomic window containing:
- a CDS encoding electron transfer flavoprotein subunit alpha/FixB family protein: MILIVAEHAGGQLAKSTLEMVTAARESGREGPITVLVLGQGVASVANSAAAVADQVLVADLPGLATYNAEGWAAAAAQIAQEGEAHTVIIGGSRSGREYAPRVAVKLDAPYLEDATRLTANGNALQAQRYTYLARVTETVEAEAPVIVVTVKPGSFQPAAPAPAPGEQYDVELDLPAPRVEVTGRSLEKSSRVALTEADVIVTGGRGVGSPENFSTYVEGLADRIGAGVGATRAVVDAGWRPYAEQVGQTGKTVQPGAYIALGVSGAVQHLSGMGKSKYIVAINKDAEAPIFKVADYGIVGDVGQIVPALIEAAGK